ACCATCCGCGGCCTACTGGGCGAATTGCAGCGCAAATCCCTGGCCGAACCGGGATGTGAAGGTTACGAGATCCTCCAAGCCGATGACGATCCGACCGGCATCGTGCTGATCGAACGCTATCGCGACGAGGAGTCGCTTGCGGCGCATAAGAATTCGGACCATTACCAACAGATTGTCGTCGCGAAGATCGGTCCGCTGCTGGCCGAGAGACGCGTGCAGATTCTGCGCCCCGTGTAGTACGAACGCCGCGCAGCGGGTAGT
The nucleotide sequence above comes from Mycolicibacterium moriokaense. Encoded proteins:
- a CDS encoding putative quinol monooxygenase, which produces MTPVKSVVVVAHWRPTEESIGTIRGLLGELQRKSLAEPGCEGYEILQADDDPTGIVLIERYRDEESLAAHKNSDHYQQIVVAKIGPLLAERRVQILRPV